The Acinonyx jubatus isolate Ajub_Pintada_27869175 chromosome D1, VMU_Ajub_asm_v1.0, whole genome shotgun sequence genome includes a window with the following:
- the LOC106966138 gene encoding olfactory receptor 51S1: MSTFPNQAAPSNTSMAPTFLLVGMPGLSAAPSWWTIPLITMYLLSALGNGTILWIIALDSTLHRPMYFFLFLLSVSDVGLATALMPTLLGLAFAGVHAVPASACLLQMFFVHIFSVMESSVLLAMALDRALAICRPLHYPTLLTNDVISKICLAIAFRCLGLHLPLPFLLAHMPYCLPQVLTHSYCLHPDIAHLACPGAWGAIYSLFVVLSVMGLDPLLIFFSYGLIGRVLQGLGSSEDRWKAGQTCAAHLSAVLFFYMPMILLAFIDHLRVPIPQPAHTLLSYVHFLFPPLINPILYSVKMKEIRERIIKRLQPRKVGCAQ; encoded by the coding sequence ATGTCAACATTCCCCAATCAGGCAGCCCCCAGTAACACTTCAATGGCCCCCACCTTCTTGTTGGTGGGCATGCCAGGTCTGTCAGCTGCACCCTCCTGGTGGACAATACCACTCATCACAATgtaccttctctctgccctgggcAACGGTACTATTCTCTGGATCATTGCCTTGGATTCCACCCTGCACCGTCCAatgtacttcttcctcttcttgcttAGCGTGTCTGATGTTGGCTTGGCCACAGCCCTGATGCCCACCCTGCTGGGTCTTGCCTTTGCTGGCGTTCATGCTGTCCCTGCTTCGGCTTGCCTCCTACAGATGTTCTTTGTCCACATCTTTTCTGTCATGGAGTCCTCTGTGTTGCTCGCCATGGCCTTAGATCGAGCACTAGCCATCTGCCGCCCTCTCCACTACCCAACGCTCCTCACCAATGATGTCATTAGCAAGATTTGCCTGGCTATTGCTTTCCGATGCCTGGGTCTCCATCTGCCCCTGCCATTCCTCCTGGCCCACATGCCCTACTGCCTCCCGCAGGTCCTGACCCATTCTTACTGCTTGCACCCAGATATAGCCCATTTGGCCTGCCCTGGAGCTTGGGGTGCAATCTATAGCCTCTTTGTAGTTCTGTCAGTTATGGGATTAGAccctctgcttatttttttctcctatggcTTAATTGGCAGAGTCTTGCAAGGTTTGGGATCCAGTGAGGATCGCTGGAAGGCTGGCCAAACCTGTGCTGCCCACCTCTCTGCTGTGCTCTTCTTCTACATGCCCATGATCCTTCTTGCCTTCATTGACCATCTTAGAGTGCCAATACCTCAGCCTGCCCATACTCTTCTCTCCTATGTCCACTTCCTGTTTCCTCCATTGATAAATCCTATTCTCTACAGTGTCAAGATGAAGGAGATTAGAGAGAGAATAATCAAGAGACTACAGCCCAGGAAGGTGGGTTGTGCTCAATGA
- the LOC106966139 gene encoding olfactory receptor 51A7-like, which produces MKDLFVMFSLNTSEVEISTFLLVGIPGFESVHIWISIPICFMYLLAILGNCTPLFVIRTESSLHEPMYYFLSMLALSDLGLSFSSLPSMLRIFLFNAMEISADACIAQEFFIHGFTGMESSMLFIMSFDCFPAICNPLRYNSILTSSRILHRGLIFDIKSILLVLPLPFTLNRLRYCNKHLLSHSYCLHQDVMKLACSDNRVNFYYGLFVALCMMSDSVFIAVSYVFNLKTVLGIASHGEQLKALNTCVSHICAVLIFFVPIITLATIHHFAKHKSPLAMILIADAFLLVPPLMNPIVYCVKSWQIRVKVLEKLSLKSK; this is translated from the coding sequence ATGAAAGACCTATTTGTGATGTTTTCTCTTAATACCTCAGAAGTTGAAATCTCCACCTTCCTGTTGGTTGGGATCCCAGGGTTTGAGAGTGTACACATTTGGATCTCCATCCCCATCTGCTTTATGTACCTCCTGGCCATCCTGGGCAACTGCACCCCCCTGTTTGTCATCAGGACAGAGTCTTCCCTGCATGAGCCTATGTACTATTTCCTCTCCATGCTGGCCCTATCTGACCTGggcttgtctttctcttctcttccctctatGCTGAGGATCTTCTTGTTCAATGCCATGGAGATTTCTGCTGATGCATGTATTGCCCAGGAATTTTTCATCCATGGATTCACAGGCATGGAATCCTCAATGCTCTTCATCATGTCCTTTGATTGCTTTCCAGCCATTTGCAACCCTCTGAGGTATAATTCCATTCTTACCAGCTCCAGAATTTTGCATCGTGGACTgatatttgatattaaaagcATTCTACtagttcttcctcttcctttcacttTAAATAGACTCAGATACTGTAATAAACACCTGCTCTCACACTCCTACTGTCTCCACCAGGATGTCATGAAACTGGCCTGCTCTGACAATAGGGTTAACTTTTACTATGGTCTGTTTGTCGCACTCTGCATGATGTCAGACAGTGTTTTCATTGCTGTTTCCTATGTGTTCAACCTGAAGACTGTATTGGGTATTGCATCCCATGGGGAGCAACTTAAAGCTCTTAATACCTGCGTGTCCCACATCTGTGCTGTGCTCATCTTCTTTGTGCCCATCATCACCTTGGCTACCATACATCACTTTGCCAAGCATAAATCCCCTTTGGCTATGATTCTGATAGCTGATGCATTCTTGTTGGTACCACCTTTGATGAATCCCATTGTGTACTGTGTAAAAAGTTGGCAGATTAGAGTAAAAGTCCTGGAAAAACTGAGTCTAAAGTCTAAATGA